In the Acidobacteriota bacterium genome, ACCGCCGGAGGACTGACGTCAGGAATTGATTTGGCGCTTCGAGTGGTCGAGCGTTATTTCGGCAGAGACATCGCTGAAAAAACCGCTGTCTATATGGAATATCAAAGCAAAGGCTGGATAGCTTAAACAATCAATTGCGCAGCCGTGTTGCCGCTGAGCACGGCGCTTTCGATGGTTGCCGGAAAGCCGGTGTTCGTCCAGTCACCGGCTAAGAAAAAATTCGCAATCGGGGTTTGCGCATCGGGTCTGAGCCTATCGCTTTCGACGGTGTGAGCGATGGTCGCTTCGCGCTCTTTCACAATCGTCGCATGCAACAATTTGGCTTCATGGCTTTGCGGGATGAGCGCCTGCAAATCCCGCATCGCCATTTCAACCAGTTGATGTTTCGTCCAGTTGGTATATTGATTGGCGGCGCTGATAATCAATGCCAGATGATTGGAAGGTTTGGTCGTCAAAGCAATCGCGTCTTTATTAAAGAGCCATTGAGTCTCGGTGCCAATCAAGCCGATGAATTGACGGTCGGTGAGCGGTCTATCGAACCACAGATTGATTGAAACGATTGCCGAGGACTTTAATTTCGCGAGATAGGCGAAATGCTTTTCCCGTAAATCATCATCGAGCATTTCAAACAAGACATTGGGCGGCACGGCGCTGATGACATAATCGGCGTTGATGATTTCACCGCCGGTTAATTCAACGCCTACAACTTGATCATCCCGAATTAAAATTTTATGCGCGCGAGCAAGCACTTGGATTTTGCCGCCGCGTGATTCGATGAAATGTTTGGCGTCTTGCGTGTAGAGGTCGCTCAGTCCCACGCTTGAAATGCCGATTGCCGAAGCCGCGCGCCCGCCGCCAAACGCCTCTTGCAAAACCTTAATCAACATTTTTGCCGAAGCGACATCGGGGCTTTCATTCAACGTCGCGACGACTAAAGGCGTCCAGAAACGCTTGCTGATATTGGCGGACTGCTTGAGCTTTTTTAACCACTCGGCAACCGTCAATGCGCCGTTTGTTGTCGCTTTGCCGCGCAGCGTGCTGCTTAAATTGAAGGCGCGCAATTTATCGCCAATCGTTAAACCTTTCAGTTTGAATAACCCTGCGAGCACGTGAAGCGGCGCAGGAAGCTTTGGGCACGCAAACGAATCAAGTCCGTTTTTGGCATCGAGAAAATCGACCCGCGTGCGCTCTTGAAATTTTAATTTTTCGAGGGTGCCGAGCTTTTTTAAGAAAGCGATGGTGTGATGGTAACAGCCCATAAACAGGTGCTGTCCATTATCAACGATGTCGCCGGTCGTTGGGTCTCGGAAAGAATAAGCGCGCCCGCCAAGGTGATTGCGACGTTCGACAATCACTACCTCGAAGCCGCGTTCGCTGAGCCGAACGCCCGCTGCAAGTCCTGCAAAACCGCCTCCAATGATGATGACGCGCTTTGCCAATCCCCTTACCTCTTGAATTTATTTTTGAACCAGACCTGCAAAGCGATTTCCAGGCGGCGGAATTTTGAAAGACTGACGCGATTGTGAAAGACGTTGTACTCGACCGCCTGAATTTTGTTGAGAATTTCCCGGTAAATCGCGCCCATGATTTCGGCGGCAAACATCGTCTGGCGGTCTTGTTCGGGCAGGGAACTCGCGGCGCGGTTGAAATAATATTCGGCGCGTCGGTGTTCGTATTTCATGAGTTCGATAAATGGCGCATTGTAACGATTGGCTTTCAAATCCTGTTCGCTGTAACCGAAACGCTCCATGTCTTCGAGCGGAATGTAGATGCGCCCGCGCTCTGCATCCTCTTTTAAATCGCGCAGGATATTCGTCAGTTGCAAAGCCAGACCTAAATTGACCGCGTATTCGCGTGTGCCCGGCGAATCGTAGCCGAAAATTTCAATACAGATCAGCCCGACCGCCGACGCCACGCGATAACAATATTCGCGCAGGTCTGCAAAGCTCTGATAGCTCGTCCACTCTAAATCCATCTCCATGCCTTCGATTAAATCAATGAAGGGTTGTTCGGGAATATCGAAATCATCGATGACTTCAGAGAGTTCTTCACCGAACTCGGTATTCGGGAAGCCTCGGAAACAAGCGGCAATCTCTTCGCGCCAGTGAGTTAATTCGCCTAAAGGATCGCGTCCGGTTTTGTCGTTATCCACAATGTCATCGAGGATGCGGCAGAATTTATAGACGGTGGTGATTGCCCGGCGTTTTTTTGTAGGCAGGAACAGGAACGAATAATAAAAATTCGAGCCGGTGGCTTTCACAAGACGAGTCGGCGCGCTGATGACTTTTGAAAAGGCGGATTCGGTTGGCATCAGTCGCGTTTGAACGCCTCCTTGCGCAAGGCTTTGATGAGGATTTGTAATTTGTCGCGTTTCGTAATCATCGGTCTAAAGCGAAACACATCGTAACCGTTTTCTTCGATAGCCTTCAAGATTTTTGTGCCGCCCAGCCAGACGACGCGAAGTTCAATGCCGAGTCTTCCGGTGACGGTTGTGCATAAGGCTTTGCCTTCATTGAACAATTCGCGGGCACGGGTGATTTCAAACTGCATCAACTCACAAAATTCTTTTGAGAGCGTCCGGGTGTTTAAGCCCTCATAGCTTAAACCGAATCGACGCAAATCCGCTTCGGGCAGATAGACGCGGTCTTTGCCTAAATCAATTGCCACGTCCTGCCAGTGATTGGCGAGTTGCAAGCCGGTGCAGATGGCATCAGACATTTCGTGCAACCTCGCATCGCGATAACCGAAAAGCAGGAGAATCAAACGCCCGATAGGGTTTGCCGAGCGGCGACAATAATCCGCAAGTTCCGTGAACGTTTGATAGCGGCGTTTTTCGACATCCTGCGCAAAAGCGGAAAGCAAATCTTCAAACAGCGTGAGTGGCAAAGCAAATTGTTTTTGGGTATCGGCAAGCGCCACAAACACCGGATGCCAGGCGCGACCCGCAAATGCTTCACCCAACATCACGCGCCATTCTTCGATTAATTCGAGTCGCGCCGCCGCGCTATAATTTTCTTCGTAACCTTCGTCGGCAAAATCATCGGCAATGCGCGCAAAAGCGTAAATCGAATAAAAATATTTCCGCAAGGGTTTGGGGACAAGCACCGAACCGACAGGAAAATTTTCATAATGCGAACGGGCTAATTTTTCGCAGTAATCGTAAGCTTCATCAAGCGACCAGGTTTTGGTTTTGAGGCGTGGCGCGTCAATAGCGGTTGCCAGCGCGATTCGGTTTTGCCGGATTGAGGTTGTCATGGGTGTTGGTTTAAAGGGTGGATTATAAAAGAAACACACCGATACTGTCAGGGCAACTTGGGTGTCGTGACGATAGAAGACCGCGCGAAAAACCGCAGACAACTATTCTGACGACGTGAGGGACTCGCCTGCTGAATAATGAATTGCGTTTATGATGAGGGCAGAGTTGCGGGGATGAACCTGCCCTGAAAAGAACTGTTTAGTGAACCGTTGCGGCTCGTAAATTTCTCACCCCCGGTTTGGCGGTGCCAATTACCGTGGTGTGTTTGGCGCAGCAGCGCCCCAGGGCTTCATCAACCTGGGCTTCGACTGTGCAATCGGTTTTGCGACAAACGGTCGCCAGTTCGCTGACCACCAGATAACGCGCTCTTTCAAGCATGCGTTTTTCGCGAAACGAGAGCGGTTTCAGGTGATTGAGATAGGTAAGGGTTTTCAAAACTTCGGCAACATGAAAAATATCGCCGGTTTTCATCTTTTCTGTGAATTCTTTGTAGCGGTCTTTCCAATCAACCGGGGGACTGCTGAAATCTTCTGAAAGTGCTTGTAGGAGTTTATCGCATTGGACGGCTTTGATGGGAGAGCGGAGACCGATGTCCGAAGCGTTTTTGATGGGAACCATGACGGTCGATTCGGTCGCTTTCAGTCTCAGCAGGTAGAAACTGTTATTGATTCCACCGATTTCCGTAGAGGTGATGTTTTCGATTACACCAATTCCATGATTTGGATATACAACCTTTTCTCCTATTTTGAAGTTCACAGACGCCTCCTTTGTCAAAGTAAAGCAGAGCCAGACTTTTTGATAATGGATGTAACAGGGCAATACCCTTGAACATTTTATTTACTCTTGATTGATTTGCGAGATGCGAATCTTGTGGATGTTTTTTTGAATGATTGTTTGTCTCAGGAATAAGCGCAATTTTTGAATCAGCAACTTTACTCTCGGACAATCGTTTCAATGATTCGCAAATCCAATGTACAACAGGCTTCAACCGACGGTCAAGCGGATTAGGCAAAAGTTTGTGAACCGCTCTTAGGCTATTCGTCATGGGTCATTTGCTTTTTCAAATTTTTATAACCTACCTTGAAACTGGCTCCCCTAGCCGATTTCGAGGTTGGTGGCTATTTATTGATTGAGGTTGAAACGATAGTCAACCAATGCCGTCGCGAAAACTGAACGGTTGGTCGAGGCATATGCTTTGAACTTCAGGTGATGATAAAGAGCGAGCCTATGGCTGTTGATAGATAAAAAGTTTTGTCAGTAGCGCCTGCTATCAACGGCGCTACTGCTGTTTGTTTAGGGCATGGTAAACGAAATGATGTAAGAGACGCGCACCAGTGATTTGGTATCGCGGCGATAAATTTTCAACACCACATCATCGCCGCTCTTTAATTGACTGGTGAGCAATTGATAATCTTCGAGCGAGCGCACCATCAGGTAATTGATTTCACTGATGACATCATCGGTCATCACCCCGCCCAGATTGGCGACACCCGCCGGGTCAACGCCTGCGACATAAACGCCGCGCAGCCCTTCCATGCCGAATTGTCTGGCGAGTTCGCCGGTCAAAAATTTCACATTCAGACCGAGTGAGGGTTGGAATTTTGGTTTCCCGGAAGTGGTTTCTCCCGGAACGATTTTAGGGACGGCAGGGGAAAGCCCTTTGGGGTTTCGCGGGTCAAACAGGGGTGGCGTTGCAACCGGAGCATTGGTGGTACGCTCTTCGAGTTTGACTTGCGCCGTCATATTTTTGCCGCCGCGCACATAAGCGATATTGGCGGTTGAACCGATGGGTTGCGCGGCAATCAAACGAATCACTTCGCGAAAATTTTTCACCTTCTGATTGTTGACGCTGACAATCACATCGCCGCCGGTTAGTCCCGCGCGCGCCGCTGGACTCGCATCATCCGTCGGTCGTTCAACCAGCACGCCTTGGTTATCAGGCAGCCGATTGATGCGGGCAATTTGCGACGAAATATCTTTGGGTACGATACCTAAAAACGCCCGCCGGACTCGACCATTGGCGACCAGTTGATTGTAAACATCGACTGCCGTCGAGGTCGGAATCGACAAGCTGATGCCGATGTAACGATCAATGTTCGGATTGTTGGTGATGATTTGTGTATTGATGCCGATGACTTCACCCGCGAGATTGACTAAGGGACCGCCGGAATTGCCCGGATTAATGGCGGCGTCGGTTTGAATGAATTGCTGGAACGCCGATTGATTGCGTTCGGCAATGCGGTCTTTGGCGCTGACAATACCCGCAGTCACGGTCTGTTCGAGTCCTAGTGGTGAACCAATGGCGAGCACCCATTCGCCAACCGCTAATCTATCCGAATCACCAATTTTAGCGACCGGAAGCGAAGCGCGCGACTCGATTTTAATCACCGCCAGATCGGTTTCCGGGTCTTGCCCGACAACTTTGGCTTGGTACTCCGTGCCATCCGACAACCTCACGCGCAATCGCACAGCATTTTTGACCACATGTTCATTGGTCAAGATGTAACCTTGCGAATTGACAATCACCCCTGAACCCTGCCCCTCGCGTCCGTAGTTGGCTTCGGTGTAAGCGACTTTGATATGAACCACAGAAGGTTCAACCTGCGCCGCTACTCGGGCAAACGAAGCCGACAGGGAATCGGGCGTGAAGGTTGCATTGCTGATGGTCAAGCGATTATCGGTTGCCCCGGCGATACCGTGAACCACTGCGCCCACGGCAATGCCGATGGATAAACAACACACCGCGACCAAAATTAAAATGATGCGGTTGTAGCGCGTGACTACCAGTTGTTCAAATCGCGTATGGTTTGGTTCTTCGTTGCTGTTCGGCTTTTCGTTAATCATGGGAGCATCTCCAAACTGTCAAATCGGTTCAGAAATTATGAGGTGATGAAATTATAACAAAGCGTGTAGGTTTGCCACAGCCTGGAAGTGCATTCTGAAAAGATGAGAAGCAGGGAAGAGGTGAAAAGGTGATGTGGGGTTTAGCGAGGCAAGCGAGCGCGCGCTGAAGTGGGACATCGCTATTATAAAAAAAACGACCCCAAGCCCTTAGGCTAAGCTCAGGGTCGTCAACGGCGGGTATGGAGGACCCCGCCGTATCCGAGTGAGGCGGAATTATTATTGATTCTTTTACTGCCGAGAGCGGTCTCGCGATTTTTTCACCATAGAGCAGGATGGCATTGCCATCTGAAATTTCGGTCTATACTGGTTCATTGAGCTTTCTGCTTTTTTCAGTCTTTCACTGAAAATGTTATTGCCATCACCTGCTCCGGGTTTTGTGGTCGTTATTCCTGATTAAAGAGTCTCAACGCCATCGCGCCGTGGGTGGCTGCTCCGCCAGCGCGTAACGCCGCCGCCAAAAAGGCGGTTTCCGATAACTCTTCACGGCTTACGCCTGCGCGTTTCGCCGCTTTCGTATGTGCTTCGATACAGTAGGGGCACTGAGTTGTGAATGCCACGGCGAGGGCGATGAGTTCGCGGTACTTTCTCGGAATCTTCCCGTCTTCTCTGCTGACAATGTTGTCCAGATTCAGCCAGGCAGTAAATTCTTCGGGAGACAACTTGGACATCTCCTTGAACTGTTGCAGATCGTTTTCATTATAATAATGAGTCATAAGCAAATCTCCTTTAAATATCCGTCAGGTTGGTAATTTTTACGGTTAGAGTGAAGGGAACCGGTCGGTTGTTGTTCGAGCCGATAAAGAGGGTGTAATCGCCACCTTCTTCTAAAATAATTTCGTAGGTTCCACCTCTGGCTTTTTTCAGCAATACCTGCTCTGCGTCGGTGCCTTCGGTTGCTACCTTGATGCCCACCTTAGCGGTGGGCGTGAGGGTGACAACCATTTTTTGTGCCGGGCTGACTCTGACCACATAGGTAGCGCCATAACTTCCGGTATTGGCTTTGAGCGTGGCGGAACTTTTCCCTTTGGCAAACTGAATGCGGGTTGCCGCCTGGGCTTTGGTTTGAACTGCGCCTATCAACACAAAAGTGATGAACAGCGCCGAAATAATCACTAAGTTTTTCATCGTTACGATTCTCCTTTTCTGTTTTGCTTCTTCTCGTTCAATATGGCTTCCGGTGAAGTGATGATTCCGGTGTTCAGGTGGACGGGGTCACGGATGCCGACCATTGCAGAATCGCGCTTGAGGACACCGCATTCATCGTGAAGTCGCCGGTACTTGCCACCGCGCGTGGGGTTGCAACCACAACCCCACCGGCGCGGCTGTTTCCCCATTAACGAAGGGGCTGGGGTTCACCATAGATAAAGTCATCCATCATGACGATGTCTTGTTTCTCGTCAGCCGTTCCCGGAATGCCGTCGCCGCTGGTGATTCGGACACGGGCGATACGCGCATCCTCAAACACGATGCCGAGGAAAGAAAGGCTGCCGTCGCCCGGCGATGCCGGAACGAAACTGCTGAACAACAACTCGCCATTGGCGGCAAAATACTCGACCAGGGTGCTGGCTTTACGATTTCCACGCTTCTTGCTAGACCCGCTCCCGTCCGGTTGGTCAACATCCGTGAAGACCGCACTAAAACCAGTGACCGCCGCCGGCTTATTGCCGTTGTTGGGACCGGGTACGAAGAACTCGACGTCGGTAATCCTGCCGCCAATGGCGCTGAACAGGCGCGAGGAACTGAACGCAGTGAAGATGGTGGCGTAAGCCGGATTGTTGAACTGACCAGCCATTCCCCCCGGCGGAAACAGCGCTGAATCGGCGGTGGCTGGCGCCTGAACGAATCCTGTGCCATCCGGCGTGGTGAAGAGCGCGCCGCGCGTGAACTGAAAGCCAGTGAACGGATTTGCGCTGACCACGGTGTTCTGATTAGTGGTGCTCCCGCCATCCCAGTTGATTTCGCGGCGACCGTGTTTGTCACGAGGACCCTGTTCATTACCATTGTTTGCCCCGAGTGCCGCGCGGTAGGCATCAACTGAACTCTGAATCGAAGCGACCGTTGGTCCTGCCGCCTGAAATACGATGGGGGGAACAAAATCCTTCGGTGATGATGAGGATGATGAGGAGGATGATGATTGATTCCCCTGCGCTTTTGCGACTGGGGGAACCGGGGGTAACATAATAACCGACAGCAAGCCAACGATGGCGGTGACGGTCAAAATTATTAGCGTTTTCATTGTTGTATTTTCCTTTCAAGAGGATTTGAATTGTGAATTTTCATTCAAGTGAATTTCCTACCTGTGCATCAATTGAATTGTGGATACTTCACTTTGAGATGAGTATTTCATTAATCTGAATCACGGGTATTACATCGGTGTAGTAAGGCATATCGCCCTGCAATGCCGTGGCATGTGGCGTAAAAGCCGCCATGAATGCCTCGACTGACTCAAACAAAAAATGGCATATGGCAACATATGCCGCTTCCGAACCGGGAGGGGCGCAGCCAAGTCCCTTGTCAACCGAGACGCCTTTAAAGCCTGGATGGGTGCTCAGCAGGTCTATTGCCAGAGGAATATGCGTCTCGATGTAGTAGTCCATATCAAAGCGGGAACCCGGCTCGTTCGGGTAAAAGACACTGATTCTGACCATAAGTTTTTCCTTTCAGCAGGCGCGGAGGATCATCCCCCGCTGCCTGCTTTTCTCATTCATCTGTTCTGTAAAAACTGCTCCGATAATCACCTTGGGTGTGGTGTCGCTGCGCCTTGACGATGAATGAACCAGACGCCGGCGAACCCTGAGGCTTACCGGATAATTGCATCAAAGAACCTCAGAAGGCGTAGCGTACCTGGATGCGCCCTGTGCGATTGCCGCCATCGTTGAGGCGCACGTTGTTGAAGAACGGGTTGGTTACATCGCCGTTGCTCAGGTCGCTTGAAATACCCGGATTGGCAAAGCTGAAATTCGCATGATTGAACAGGTTGAAGAAATCAACGCGAATCTCAAGCCGGTGTCCTTCAAATGGCAGATGGAAGGCTTTGTTGACGCTTGCATCGAAGCTGTTGACGCGATTCCCTCGTAAGGTGTTGCGTCCTGCGAGGTGCACGCGATTTGCCGGGTCAACCAGAAAGCGGGCGTTTGCCGGATCAATAGGCTTGCCGTCGAGGTCAACAAAACCATTGCCAAGAAACCCGAACAGCGAATTGGCGAACGCCACCGACGTAGCTGGCGCGTTGGGGTTACCGAGCGTCGGGCGGTCGTTGAAAGAATTCAAATCGCCGTTCAAATCGATGCCACCCACAAACGGACTCTCCACCGCCCCGGATTGAATGCGGTAGATTCCTGAAAGCGTCCAGCCGCCGGCGACCTCGCCAAGCAGCCCTCGCGCCGGACCCGGCACATCCCAGATGAATGACCACACCGCAGAATGCGGAACGTCGAACGAGGCGACGCTACGGTCTACGCTGCGGTCGAACGGGTTTGACCCCACGCTGCTGCCGCCCGTGGTGACGAAGACTTCACTGTTGACGTTGTCAATGGTTTTTGAATAGGTATAGGCAAAGCGGGCGAGCACGCCTTTGTGCAAGCCGCGTTCGACGCGCGTCTGTAGAGAATGATAGAGAGAGTCGCCGCCGTTGGTGCGCAAAGTCACCGGTCCGCGAGTCGAAAAAATGCGCACGCCATCAACGCCGGGATTCAACTGTTCATTGATTAACAGTCGCGTCCCGCGTGAACCAACATAAGCAAC is a window encoding:
- the hpnE gene encoding hydroxysqualene dehydroxylase HpnE, which gives rise to MAKRVIIIGGGFAGLAAGVRLSERGFEVVIVERRNHLGGRAYSFRDPTTGDIVDNGQHLFMGCYHHTIAFLKKLGTLEKLKFQERTRVDFLDAKNGLDSFACPKLPAPLHVLAGLFKLKGLTIGDKLRAFNLSSTLRGKATTNGALTVAEWLKKLKQSANISKRFWTPLVVATLNESPDVASAKMLIKVLQEAFGGGRAASAIGISSVGLSDLYTQDAKHFIESRGGKIQVLARAHKILIRDDQVVGVELTGGEIINADYVISAVPPNVLFEMLDDDLREKHFAYLAKLKSSAIVSINLWFDRPLTDRQFIGLIGTETQWLFNKDAIALTTKPSNHLALIISAANQYTNWTKHQLVEMAMRDLQALIPQSHEAKLLHATIVKEREATIAHTVESDRLRPDAQTPIANFFLAGDWTNTGFPATIESAVLSGNTAAQLIV
- the hpnD gene encoding presqualene diphosphate synthase HpnD, which translates into the protein MPTESAFSKVISAPTRLVKATGSNFYYSFLFLPTKKRRAITTVYKFCRILDDIVDNDKTGRDPLGELTHWREEIAACFRGFPNTEFGEELSEVIDDFDIPEQPFIDLIEGMEMDLEWTSYQSFADLREYCYRVASAVGLICIEIFGYDSPGTREYAVNLGLALQLTNILRDLKEDAERGRIYIPLEDMERFGYSEQDLKANRYNAPFIELMKYEHRRAEYYFNRAASSLPEQDRQTMFAAEIMGAIYREILNKIQAVEYNVFHNRVSLSKFRRLEIALQVWFKNKFKR
- the hpnC gene encoding squalene synthase HpnC, whose translation is MSAVFRAVFYRHDTQVALTVSVCFFYNPPFKPTPMTTSIRQNRIALATAIDAPRLKTKTWSLDEAYDYCEKLARSHYENFPVGSVLVPKPLRKYFYSIYAFARIADDFADEGYEENYSAAARLELIEEWRVMLGEAFAGRAWHPVFVALADTQKQFALPLTLFEDLLSAFAQDVEKRRYQTFTELADYCRRSANPIGRLILLLFGYRDARLHEMSDAICTGLQLANHWQDVAIDLGKDRVYLPEADLRRFGLSYEGLNTRTLSKEFCELMQFEITRARELFNEGKALCTTVTGRLGIELRVVWLGGTKILKAIEENGYDVFRFRPMITKRDKLQILIKALRKEAFKRD
- a CDS encoding CarD family transcriptional regulator, which encodes MNFKIGEKVVYPNHGIGVIENITSTEIGGINNSFYLLRLKATESTVMVPIKNASDIGLRSPIKAVQCDKLLQALSEDFSSPPVDWKDRYKEFTEKMKTGDIFHVAEVLKTLTYLNHLKPLSFREKRMLERARYLVVSELATVCRKTDCTVEAQVDEALGRCCAKHTTVIGTAKPGVRNLRAATVH
- a CDS encoding trypsin-like peptidase domain-containing protein, with the translated sequence MINEKPNSNEEPNHTRFEQLVVTRYNRIILILVAVCCLSIGIAVGAVVHGIAGATDNRLTISNATFTPDSLSASFARVAAQVEPSVVHIKVAYTEANYGREGQGSGVIVNSQGYILTNEHVVKNAVRLRVRLSDGTEYQAKVVGQDPETDLAVIKIESRASLPVAKIGDSDRLAVGEWVLAIGSPLGLEQTVTAGIVSAKDRIAERNQSAFQQFIQTDAAINPGNSGGPLVNLAGEVIGINTQIITNNPNIDRYIGISLSIPTSTAVDVYNQLVANGRVRRAFLGIVPKDISSQIARINRLPDNQGVLVERPTDDASPAARAGLTGGDVIVSVNNQKVKNFREVIRLIAAQPIGSTANIAYVRGGKNMTAQVKLEERTTNAPVATPPLFDPRNPKGLSPAVPKIVPGETTSGKPKFQPSLGLNVKFLTGELARQFGMEGLRGVYVAGVDPAGVANLGGVMTDDVISEINYLMVRSLEDYQLLTSQLKSGDDVVLKIYRRDTKSLVRVSYIISFTMP
- a CDS encoding carboxymuconolactone decarboxylase family protein → MTHYYNENDLQQFKEMSKLSPEEFTAWLNLDNIVSREDGKIPRKYRELIALAVAFTTQCPYCIEAHTKAAKRAGVSREELSETAFLAAALRAGGAATHGAMALRLFNQE
- a CDS encoding EthD family reductase translates to MVRISVFYPNEPGSRFDMDYYIETHIPLAIDLLSTHPGFKGVSVDKGLGCAPPGSEAAYVAICHFLFESVEAFMAAFTPHATALQGDMPYYTDVIPVIQINEILISK